Proteins found in one Lycium ferocissimum isolate CSIRO_LF1 chromosome 6, AGI_CSIRO_Lferr_CH_V1, whole genome shotgun sequence genomic segment:
- the LOC132060722 gene encoding uncharacterized protein LOC132060722, translated as MESTQDFSSINCEIQIIRARNIEQSLLRNSNLFVRCYLPTGNNQRVKLNTQEISSKSDLFWDEFFSLDCMGNQDSFNMLKRGTVLFELRSRKYHSVFGKNIGGSQLLGRVEIPWEKVFESTKMEIEEWVIFMATSKKNIEDVKPPAVKIAMKVKVNEATKVRNNNNRLRRSLDESCTCKGYCGCNSNSIFSADDYEIFALGVALDAL; from the coding sequence atggaGAGTACTCAAGATTTTTCATCTATTAATtgtgaaatacaaatcataagAGCAAGGAACATAGAACAAAGTTTATTAAGAAACAGCAACTTGTTTGTTAGATGTTATCTTCCAACAGGAAACAACCAAAGAGTTAAGCTTAACACCCAAGAAATCTCATCAAAATCAGACTTGTTTTGGGATGAATTTTTCTCATTGGATTGCATGGGAAATCAAGACTCCTTTAACATGCTGAAGAGAGGAACAGTCCTTTTCGAGCTCCGGTCAAGAAAATATCATTCagtttttgggaaaaatattGGTGGCTCACAACTCTTGGGTAGAGTTGAAATTCCATGGGAAAAAGTATTTGAGTCAACAAAAATGGAGATAGAGGAGTGGGTAATATTCATGGCAACTTCTAAGAAAAATATTGAAGATGTGAAACCTCCAGCAGTGAAGATAGCAATGAAGGTCAAAGTAAATGAGGCAACAAAAGTtaggaataataataatagattGAGAAGATCATTGGATGAGTCATGTACTTGCAAGGGTTATTGTGGGTGCAATAGTAATAGTATTTTCAGTGCTGATGATTATGAAATATTTGCACTTGGAGTTGCTTTAGATGCCCTTTAA